In one window of Cytophagaceae bacterium ABcell3 DNA:
- a CDS encoding DUF2383 domain-containing protein encodes MKEDVHNLMKACYNREQFYKMAAEDVLNADYIPVFNQLEFQSRQFISELEAVTGVDFTLREEESFLKEFVQMVNEVKETFYRADAKKILEKALSAEKSFLSTFNSVKLDAIPEALRQRQIRYAEENYKKLKKLYESQTVNY; translated from the coding sequence ATGAAAGAAGACGTACATAATCTGATGAAGGCATGTTATAACCGAGAGCAGTTTTATAAAATGGCTGCGGAGGACGTTTTAAATGCCGATTACATTCCTGTTTTTAACCAGCTTGAGTTTCAAAGTAGACAGTTTATTTCAGAACTTGAGGCTGTAACAGGCGTGGATTTTACGCTTCGTGAAGAAGAGTCTTTTTTAAAAGAATTTGTCCAGATGGTCAATGAGGTCAAAGAAACATTTTACCGGGCAGATGCAAAAAAGATTTTGGAAAAGGCGTTGAGCGCTGAAAAAAGCTTTCTTAGTACCTTTAATTCTGTTAAGCTAGATGCCATTCCCGAAGCTTTGCGGCAAAGGCAGATTAGGTATGCAGAGGAAAATTATAAAAAGCTGAAAAAGCTTTATGAGTCGCAGACGGTAAACTACTGA